In Nodosilinea sp. PGN35, the genomic stretch CTTCGCAGAGCTGGGCGGCCTGGAGGACGGCGGCGATCGCGGTTTGTTTTTCCTGGGCGTAGGACATGGGTGGGGGGTAGGGGAGTGGGGGAGTGGGCGGGTGGGTGGGGATTACAAGAGAGCACTATAGCTGGTGGGGGGCATTCTCGATCCAGGTGCGGGGGCCGAAGTGGCGGCAGCTGTGGGCGGCGACGGCGGCGGCGTGGATGAGGGCGGTGGGGAAGGGGGCACTCAAGCGGTGGTGGCAAAAGGCTCCGTGGAGGATGTCTCCGGCTCCGAGGGTGTCTTGGACGGTGATCTGGGGGACGGGTAGGCTGCCTGCCGTGCCGCGATCGCAGAACTGGATGGGGTGGGGGCCGTGGGTGGTGGCGACTTCGGCAATGCCCAGGGTACTGAGGGCTGAGAGGGTATTGGTCTGGCCCGGCAGCCGAAATTTGGCGGCGGCGATGACGCTGGTGGCGAGGGGCAGAACTTTCTCAAAGCCGGGCTTCCAGCTGCCGGCGTCGATGACGATGGGGATGGCCTGGGCCTGGGCGGCGATCGCAATGGCGTGACTGGTGGCCATCTGGTGGCCGTCGATGAGCACAATATCGACAGCGGTGAGCAGGGGCTTGGGGATGGCGGCGGGGTCGGCCTGGCGACCCACGGCGTTGCGGGAGATGACGGCGCGATCGCCCGTGGCGGCGGTGACGAGAATGGTGGAGAGGGGCGGCGGGGATTTTAGCTCGGGCGTGAGATCGACTACCTCGATGTCGTAGGTAGCCAGGTCGGCGCGAATCAGGTCGGCCAGGGGATGCAGGCCCAGGGCACCCAGCAGAATTGCCCGATTGCCGAGGGCGGCAAAGGCAACGGCGGCATTGGTGGCGGGGCCACCGGCAACGAGCAGGCTACCACTAGCCACAATCTTTTCGTCGCTGCTGGGCACGCGATCGACGCGGTAGATGCAGTCGAGGGTAATCAGCCCCACAAACAGTCCGGTGGCCATAGATAATTCTCTCGGCGGATTCAAATCGGTGGCGGTGGGCGGTACGCTCAACAGCATAGGTTCTAGCCCTGGGTGTAAGGTGGGGAATGCGATCGCCCGGCGATCGCTCTTTTTGCCCAGTGTTCGCTAAATTGCACCCCAATGGCTGAAACGCTGCCCCTCATCTACCTGCCGATCTTCTTCCACTGCATTATGGGACTAATTGCCGCTCAAGTGGCCCAGCGTAAGGGCTACGACCTGAGCCTGTGGCTCGTTTGGGGCACCCTGGGCGGCACCGTGGCCCTGGTCGATGCCCTGCGGCGACCCCGGCAGCCCCAATGATGGCACTCCTCAGGCGCTGGCTGAAGGGATGGCTGCCCGACCTCGATTCCCGCGTGGGGATCCTGGCGGGGGGGCGGCTGCTGTCCCAGGTGGGCATTGGCTTTACACTGTTCTACGCGCCGATTTTCTTTACTGAGCAGGTGGGGTTGACGGCCACCCAGGTGGGCCTGGGCATCGGCCTGGGGTCGGTGGCGGGCATGGCGGGGCGGTTTTTGGGTGGCTCGCTGGCCGACTCGCCCACGGTGGGGCGGCGGCCAACGCTGCTGGGCTCTGCCCTGGTGTCGGCGGTGGCCGATGGTGTGCTGCTGCTGGCCAACGATTTTTGGATATTTTTGGCGGGCAACCTGCTGATGGGGTTTGGGGTAGGGCTGTACTGGCCAGCGGCGGAGTCGATGGCGGCAGACATTACCACCCCAGAGCAGCGCAACGAAGCCTACGCCCTGGTGCGCCTGGCCGATACCCTGGGGCTGGGGGTAGGGGTGATCGCTGGCGGGGCGCTGATCTCGCTCACCGGGGCCTACCGGGCGCTGTTTGCCATCGACGGCGTGACCTTTCTGCTGTTTTTTACCATCATTTACGTCGCCATTGCCGAGACTCGTCCGGCGGGCAACCCGGCGCGATCGCTCCTTCAGGGCTGGGGCCAGGCCCTCACAGACACCACCCTGATGGTCTACGCCCTGGTCAACGTGCTGTTTACCGGCTATCTGGCGCAAATTCAGAGCACGCTGCCCCTCTACCTCAACCGGTTTGCCGGGGGCGAGCAGGGGGTCAGCGAGGGGGCGCTGAGCCTGCTGTTTACCGGCCACGTGGTGCTGGCGGCGATCGCCCAGCTGCCCATGGCCCGCTGGCTGACTCGCTACCGATCTGCCCAGGGGCTGATGGTGTCGGCGCTGCTGTGGGGGGTGGGGTTTGGCCTGGTGTGGCAGTCGGGGACAGGGAATTTTCCCCTGGTGTGGGGCGGGCTGGCCCTGGGGGTAATGGCCCTGGCGATGGTGGCCTACACGCCGATTGGCTCGGCGCTGGTGGCGGCGATCGCCCCTGAACCCCTGCGCGGCGTCTACCTGTCGGTCAACTCCATGTGCTGGGCCGTGGGCTACCTGATCGGCCCACCCCTGGGCGGCTGGGCGCTCGACCAGGGAAATGCAGCTGCCCACGGGTTTTGGCTGGGACTGATGGGGACGGTGGTACCGGCGCTGGCGGTGTTGGTGTGGCTCGATCGCCGTCTGCGCCGCCGGGCTAGTTAGGCGATCGCAACCGCAAAAGGAACGGCTGATATTTCTTGCGCTAGCTAGGATTGAACTATTTACCAATAATTTAGGTTTAGGGTTGCCACCACTTGATCAACTACCGAAGGCGGCAGACAGTCTTTGGTACTTCGCCACCAGCGTTGACTTAGATCTAACGTACGCACCTGTTCCGCGGCTACAGCAGCTCTTGCCCTTGGGCAAGACCATCGGCAAAATCGTGAACATCATCGGGGTATCTAAAATCAGCAGGAATACTGGCTAACAATTCATTCAGGGTCATCGCCACGGCCTTTTTGCGAATCACCAGGGCCCTGTCTACTGCCAAAATCTCTACTGTGGAGTTTTCATCCCACCCAAAGCTCTCTGCCAGGCGATCGGGAATTTGCAAACTGAGACTATTACCCCACTTCTTCAGTTGAATATCCATCTCGCTGATCCAGAATCGTTCTCTGCATAACAGTCTAGCGTCTCTCCCAAGACGCAATTTCTGTGATTAGAAACAACCAGAAGCTAAGGATTCACTGCTTTGACCTGCCAGGTGCCGTCGGGTTGGCGGTCGTAGAGGGTGCGGTTTTGCGGTTCGCCGCGCAGCTCCAGGTGGTCAACCCGGTCGGGCTCTAGCAGCACCAGACAAAACTCAGCGGGAGGGGTCGGCTGAATGGCCTGGGGCGAAAAGTCGGCCTCGGCGGTGCGGGGCTGGGCGGGGTGGGGCCAGTAGAACTGCTGGCGGGCACTGTCGGAGAGGGCTGCCCAAGAATTTTGCCGGGCCTGCAAAAGGGTGGCCTCGGCCTCAACGGTCACTACCTGAATAGCGCCCGCCAGGCGAAACTGCTCGCGGCTGTCGGTAAAGTACCAGCAGGCTTCGGCCCAGGGGTGGGCGGCGATGTCGGCGACCTTAGCGCTGCGCCGATCGGTGACCAGGGTGAGGGTGTTGCTGTCGGGCTGCCAGCCGCGAAACACCACGGTGCGGTTGGCCGGGCGACCTGCTGCCGTCACCGTGGCGAGCTGAAAATAGCGGCTGTAGGGGCGGCTGCGGTTGCGGTGCAGGGCTCGGGCCAGGGCACTGCGCCAGGGGGCTAGGGCAGCGGCTGAGCGCAGAGATGGATCAGAATCAGACATACTAGAGGTTGGCCTTATTGCCGGATTGATTAGGCGAAACGTTCCTAGCCTAGGCATGGGGCGTTCTCGCAGAACGTTTACTGAGTGAGCTTGCACCCATGACTGTTGCCATCCTATTGCTAATTGCTGGGGGAGGGCTGTTGCTGGTGGGGGCCGAAGCCCTGGTGCGGGGCGCTTCTAAGCTGGCGGCGCTGCTGGGAGTTTCGCCTTTAATTATTGGCCTCACCATTGTGGCCTACGGCACCAGCGCCCCTGAGATGGCGGTGAGCGTGCAGTCGAGCCTGGCGGGTCAGGGCGATATTGCCCTGGGCAACGTGATTGGCAGCAACATTTTTAATGTGCTGGTGATTTTGGGGTTGTCGTCGCTGGTGGCACCACTGCCGGTGGCCCAGCAGCTGATCAAGCTAGACGTGCCGATTATGGTGGGCATTTCGGCACTGCTGCTGTTGTTTTCCGTCGATCGCCTGCTGCAACCCAGTGACGGCGTAATTTTGATCGTTGGCGGTGTGATCTACACCCTGTTTTTGATCTACCAAAGCCGCCGTGAAACCAACGCCGAGGTGCAGTCGGAGTACGACCGGGAGTATGGCCCCACACCGCTGGGAAAGTGGACTTGGATCATCAATCTGGCCTGTATGGCCGGGGGGCTGGTGGCGCTGGTGGCGGGCTCGCGGCTGTTTGTCACCGGGGCGGTGAGCATTGCTCAGGCGCTGGGAGTGAGCCAGCTGGTGATTGGTTTAACCATTGTGGCGGCGGGGACGTCACTGCCGGAGCTGGCCACTTCGGCGGTGGCGACGTTTCGGGGTGAGCGCGACATTGCGGTGGGCAACGTGGTGGGCAGCAATATTTTTAACATTCTTACGGTGCTGGGCGTCACGGCGGTGTCGTCGGGGTCGGGCATTGTGATTCCCAGTGCGGTGCTCAATTTTGACCTGCCGGTGATGGTGGCGGTGGCGGTGGCCTGCCTGCCTATCTTTCTCACCGGCAACGTGATTTCGCGCTGGGAGGGGGTGCTGTTTAGCGGCTACTACGTGGCCTACGTCACCTACCTGATTTTGCGGGCGGCGGATCACGCCCAGCTGGGGCTGTTTAGCCAGATGATGCTGCTGTTTGTGATACCGCTGACGGTGGTGACGCTGGCGCTGGTGGTGATTAAGTCGAGGCCGGGCGATCGCCGGTCGGCGGAAGAACAGGCCCGGCTTCCTAGCGATACCCACTCTCGGTAGGATGGGTAGCATCCCTGTTTGTCTGCACCTATGGCCTTAGCGGTTGATTTTGGCACCAGTAATACAGTTGTCGCCCGCTGGAACCCGGTGGCTGAATGTCCAGAAACCCTTGCCCTGCCGGGGTTGAGTTGGCAGCTGGGAAAGCTGCCGCCGCTGGTGCCCAGCCTGGTCTACGTCGAGAAACCCCAGGCCGACGGAGTGGTGGTGGGGCAGGCGGTGCGCGATCGCGGCCTCGACATGCCCACCGATCCCCGCTTTTTTGCCAACGTCAAGCGCGGCATTGGGGCCCCGCTCCAGGGATTTTTGCCGGATATCGACGGGGAATCCCTCTCTTTTGAGCACCTGGGGGAGTGGTTTCTGCGATCGCTGCTGACCCAGGTGCGCGATGTAGCTGGGGACGACGAGAGCCTGGTGCTGACGGTGCCGGTGGACAGCTTTGAAACCTACCGCCTGTGGCTGGGAGATGTGGCTACCGCGCTCGACTTTAAAGAAGTGCGGCTGATCGACGAGCCGACGGCGGCGGCCCTGGGCTACGGGCTGACCGGGGAGCAAACCCTGCTGGTGCTCGACTTTGGCGGCGGCACGCTGGACTGGTCGCTGGTGCGGCTGGTGGCTCCGGCGCAAAAGCAGCCGGTGGGCTTTTTGCTCAAGTGGCGGGGCCAGGGGGCCGAGCAGACCAGCGCCCAAAAGCCTGAGGTGGCGCGGGTGCTGGCGAAAGCGGGCGAAAACCTGGGCGGAGCCGACATCGACCAGTGGCTGGTGGAGCATTTTGCGGGGCAGGGCATTGCCGGGGGGGCGGTGGTGCAGCGGCTGGCGGAGCGGCTGAAGATCGCGCTGTCGGAGCAAACCGAGGCGACGGAAGCCTACTTTGACGACGAAACCTTTGACACCTACGACCTGGCGCTCACCCGCGACCAGTTCGAGGCAATTCTCGCCCAGAACCAGTTCTTTGAGCGGCTGGAGAAGGGGCTGGCTCAGGTGCTCCAGCAGGGGCAGCGCCAGGGAGTTGACGCCGATGCCATCGACGCGGTGCTGCTGGTGGGGGGCACGGCGCAGATTCCGGCGGTGCAGCGGTGGGTGACAGAACGATTTGGGGTCGAAAAGGTGAGGTGCGATCGCCCCTTTGAAGCCGTGGCCCAGGGGGCGCTGCAAATTGCTCAAGGGCTGGCGATCGAAGACTTTCTTTACCACAGCTATGGCATTCGCTACTGGGACAGGCGCAACAACCGCCACGGCTGGCACCCAATTTTGCCCCAGGGGCAGCCCTACCCAATGTCTCAGCCAGTGGAAATTACCCTGGGGGCTTCGGTGGAAAAGCAGCCCAGCATTGAACTGATCGTTGGCGAACTGGGGGCGGCCAGCACCCAAACCGAGGTGTACTTCGAGAACGGTCGCCTGGTGACGCGCCAGCTCGGCGGCGACGCGCTCTCGGTGCAGCCGCTCAACGATCGCGAGGGAGCCCGCACGATCGCGCAGCTCGACCCGCCGGGGTTTCCGGGCAGCGATCGGGTGCGGGTGCTGTTTCGGGTGGAGCGCGATCGGCTGCTGCGCATTACGGTGGAGGACATTCTCACGGGCAATACGCTGCTGGACAACGAAGCCGTGGTGCGGCTGAGCTAGGTCTAATTTTAGGATGACAACGATGGAAACGCTGACCCTGACTCGACCGGACGACTGGCACCTGCACCTGCGCGACGGCGAGGCGCTAAAGGCGGTGCTGCCCCACACGGTGCGGCAGTTTGCGCGGGCGATCGTGATGCCCAATCTGAAGCCCCCCGTGCGTACGGTGGCTGAGGCGGCGGCCTACCGCGATCGCATTCTGGCGGCAATTCCAGCAGGCCAGCAGTTTGAGCCGCTGATGACCCTCTACCTCACCGACAACACTCGCGCCGAGGAGATTTTGGCGGCCAGGGAAGCTCAGTTTGTCAAAGCAGTGAAGTACTACCCCGCCGGGGCCACGACGAACTCTGACGCTGGTGTGACTGACATTGGTAAGTGCGATCGCGTCTTTGAGGCGATGGAGCAGGTCGGCATGCCGCTGCTACTGCACGGCGAAGTCACCGACTCAAGGGTGGATATGTTCGATCGCGAGAAGGTGTTTATTGAGAAATACCTGATTCCGCTGAGAGAGCGATTTCCTCAGCTGCGGGTGGTGTTGGAGCACGTTACAACTTCAGAGGCGGTGGAGTTTGTGCTGGCGACGGACAATATGGCGGCGACGATTACGCCCCAACATCTGTTGTTCAATCGCAATAGTCTGTTTCAGGGGGGCCTGCGGCCTCACTACTACTGCCTGCCCATTCTGAAGCGCGAAACCCATCGAGAGGCACTGTTGGGTGCGGCCACCTCGGGTAATCCAAAGTTTTTTTTGGGTACCGATAGCGCCCCGCACTCTCGTAACGCTAAAGAAAGTGCCTGCGGTTGTGCGGGGTGTTTTTCGGCGCTGCACGCGATGGAGCTGTACGCCGAGGCGTTTGAGAGCGTGAATGCCCTGGATAAACTGGAGGCGTTTGCGAGCTTCTATGGGCCAGATTTTTACGGGCTGCCAAGGAATAGCGATCGCATTACCCTGAGCAAAACCACCTGGCACATTCCCGATGCGCTGCCCTTTGGCGATGGCGAACTGGTGCCGCTGCGGGCTGGGGAGGCGATCGGCTGGAAAATGGTTTAACGGGGGAGAGATCCCCCAACCCCCCTTAAAAAGGGGGGCAAGAGTGCGGGGTCTTGAGAGCCCTCTTTTTAAGGGGGCAGCGCAGCGGGGGATCTACAGCCTGTAGTTTTGGTTACGTCTCGGGGGGCGAGATGCGGCGGGTCATGACGCTGATGTATTCGCCGCTGCGCCCGGTGGGGATGGGGTCGATCCAGGCGACTCTGTCGCAGTAGCGCAAGACTTCCATGCGGTTGATGGCTTCAACCAGGGCGTTGTAGTCGCCGAGTAGGATGTGGCAGAGCTTGTCGGGCTGGTAGGTGGGCAGCCGAAAGCTGGTGGGGAGGTTGGGTTCCCCGGTGGATGAATTGAACATGACGGGTATCTCCGTTTTCGGTAAAGAAAACGGGGAATGGTCTAGCTTTGTCCCAAAATGAAGGTAAAAAAGACGCTAGATCCTAGAATGAATCCAGGTTATCGCCAGCTTACCCGGTCTAAGTTGGGATGACTTAGGGGAGCAAAGGAGTTCGTACCTCCTCTGTTCCCCGCCCAGAGTCATTCCCCGTGGCAAAGCATAGTACAGTAAGCCCGATAGGAGTGCAACCGTATTGGCTAAAGGTTTTGTGGGTGACTGAGGATTTTGCTGGCGCTTGGGCAAGTGGAATTGGGGCGATCGCGAATAAAATATAACTAACCTACAGTCGGCAAACAAGCTACGACTCAACTTCCTCAACGGGCTATTGCAGAGGTTCTAAACTGTTGGATGAGGAACAGGATGCGATCGCAACTCGGCTTTTAGCTGAATTAGAGGATGAACAGGCTTGGCAGAGCCGGTTTGATGCGACAACGGATGATCAGTGGGATAATCTAGCCGCACTAGTTCGGCAAAAAAAGTGTAAGGAAATTTCAGCAGCATCAAAAATACTTCAGCAGGTATAATGAACCCTAATTAGTATTCCTCCTCTGTTAACTATTCTTGAATTTTTTTTAGAATATAAAATTCCATGAAAAAGAGATATGTCGACCCGTTTACTCCGGATTTACCAATAGATTCTCCTAGCAGATTCTCAGGGAGAGTTAAGGAAATTGACAGTGTCGTCGATTCTCTTTTCCAGCTTGCAAATAGTAAACCCAAGCACACAATAATTACTGGTGACAGGGGAATTGGAAAAAGTTCAGTACTAGTTCAGGTCAAGAATATAGCGGAGGGAAATCTAGACTTAGTGACAAGGCTAGGAATCGACCCTGGCGAAAATTCTTACGATTTTCTCTGTGCTTGGCATGATTGTGCAACTGATCAGACTCCTGCAGATCTTGCAACTGGCATCTTAAAGCAATTAAAAACCTCTTTAGAAAATGTCCTGGGAAAAATTAAGTTTGAAATAAATTTTGCAGGATTTTTAACGGTAAGCCAAAAAGAAGATTCAACAATATCCTCATTGTCCGAAGTCGTTGATTTATTTTGCTCTGAAATAATGAAAGCGGAAAAGGAGGCAAAAGACAAAAATAAGTCAGGGATACTACTCTTTTTTGACGAACTCGATCGAGTAAAATCTGGCTCAGGAGTTGCTACATTCTTTAAGCTATCAGCCGAAAAACTTTCAAGAGATGGGGCCAAACATGTTTCTTTTTTTGCTGCTGGAATAACTGGAGCAATTCAAAACCTTGAAGAAGAACATGGATCAATATATCGTACATTTAAAGATGTTCCTCTTCCAAGGCTGAAATTTTCAGAAGTTGAGCAAATCTTGGAAGATGGTTTTCAATTGGCTTCTTGTACTTATGAAAATGAAGTGATTGAGAAAATTTTCAAGTTGTGCGCTGGCTATCCAGAACCTGTTCACTTGCTAGGAAGTCAAATTCTTAAGTCTGATTTAGACAATCATTTATCTATTGATGATTTCGAACTTGCCAAGGTAGAAGTTGTTGAAACTCTTCGGCGTAATAAGCTCATTTCTATGTTAAAGAAGGCAGGTTCTGGGAAATATCAAAAGATATTAGAGGCAATGGCATCACACGATAATCCAAACGTCCCATCAGCTTATATATCCGAAAAAATAGGCTATAAACCTAATGAATATAGTACTAATATGGGAAGTCTTATTCAAAGAAACATCATATCTTCAGTTGACAGAGGTGTTTACTGCTTTGTCGATCCACTCTTAAAGGAATATATATCCCGTTTCGGAGTTATAAGCGCAAAAGATGAAAATAGTTCTGAAATTGAAGCTTGATCTGAAATTTTCTTTTAATGTTTATTAATACTGAATATGGACGTTTTTGTTTTTCAATAAAATATTAAAACATAGGTGAGCGGGCTTCAAAACTGCAACCTAATCGGCCTGATTCATGAGGCAGAAATACGTAGCCAATTTCATTTTTCTCATCACAAGCCAATGGGTATCTGCCATAGATACATTCGATGTAATTTCCTTGTGTATCCACAACTACAGAGTGGTGAAATAGTTTAATTATAATTTGATTGTGTGTTTGATCGATCTCCATTACAGAAGCACCTTTGCGTTTCCGAATGGCTTCAGGAATATTTTTCATGTCTATTAATTTATCGATCAGCTCAATCGAGTCTTTATTTTCTACCAAGTACGGCCATGATGGATGATATGGAAAATTTATTGGGACACTGCCAGTAATAAGATAGCCATGGGAGATTTTTAGGGTAGACTTACCATTATGCAATTCCCATGCAACATTGTGACAATTTGTGCCAACTTTGGCG encodes the following:
- a CDS encoding PfkB family carbohydrate kinase → MLLSVPPTATDLNPPRELSMATGLFVGLITLDCIYRVDRVPSSDEKIVASGSLLVAGGPATNAAVAFAALGNRAILLGALGLHPLADLIRADLATYDIEVVDLTPELKSPPPLSTILVTAATGDRAVISRNAVGRQADPAAIPKPLLTAVDIVLIDGHQMATSHAIAIAAQAQAIPIVIDAGSWKPGFEKVLPLATSVIAAAKFRLPGQTNTLSALSTLGIAEVATTHGPHPIQFCDRGTAGSLPVPQITVQDTLGAGDILHGAFCHHRLSAPFPTALIHAAAVAAHSCRHFGPRTWIENAPHQL
- a CDS encoding ATP-binding protein; translated protein: MKKRYVDPFTPDLPIDSPSRFSGRVKEIDSVVDSLFQLANSKPKHTIITGDRGIGKSSVLVQVKNIAEGNLDLVTRLGIDPGENSYDFLCAWHDCATDQTPADLATGILKQLKTSLENVLGKIKFEINFAGFLTVSQKEDSTISSLSEVVDLFCSEIMKAEKEAKDKNKSGILLFFDELDRVKSGSGVATFFKLSAEKLSRDGAKHVSFFAAGITGAIQNLEEEHGSIYRTFKDVPLPRLKFSEVEQILEDGFQLASCTYENEVIEKIFKLCAGYPEPVHLLGSQILKSDLDNHLSIDDFELAKVEVVETLRRNKLISMLKKAGSGKYQKILEAMASHDNPNVPSAYISEKIGYKPNEYSTNMGSLIQRNIISSVDRGVYCFVDPLLKEYISRFGVISAKDENSSEIEA
- the pyrC gene encoding dihydroorotase; this encodes METLTLTRPDDWHLHLRDGEALKAVLPHTVRQFARAIVMPNLKPPVRTVAEAAAYRDRILAAIPAGQQFEPLMTLYLTDNTRAEEILAAREAQFVKAVKYYPAGATTNSDAGVTDIGKCDRVFEAMEQVGMPLLLHGEVTDSRVDMFDREKVFIEKYLIPLRERFPQLRVVLEHVTTSEAVEFVLATDNMAATITPQHLLFNRNSLFQGGLRPHYYCLPILKRETHREALLGAATSGNPKFFLGTDSAPHSRNAKESACGCAGCFSALHAMELYAEAFESVNALDKLEAFASFYGPDFYGLPRNSDRITLSKTTWHIPDALPFGDGELVPLRAGEAIGWKMV
- a CDS encoding Hsp70 family protein, which codes for MALAVDFGTSNTVVARWNPVAECPETLALPGLSWQLGKLPPLVPSLVYVEKPQADGVVVGQAVRDRGLDMPTDPRFFANVKRGIGAPLQGFLPDIDGESLSFEHLGEWFLRSLLTQVRDVAGDDESLVLTVPVDSFETYRLWLGDVATALDFKEVRLIDEPTAAALGYGLTGEQTLLVLDFGGGTLDWSLVRLVAPAQKQPVGFLLKWRGQGAEQTSAQKPEVARVLAKAGENLGGADIDQWLVEHFAGQGIAGGAVVQRLAERLKIALSEQTEATEAYFDDETFDTYDLALTRDQFEAILAQNQFFERLEKGLAQVLQQGQRQGVDADAIDAVLLVGGTAQIPAVQRWVTERFGVEKVRCDRPFEAVAQGALQIAQGLAIEDFLYHSYGIRYWDRRNNRHGWHPILPQGQPYPMSQPVEITLGASVEKQPSIELIVGELGAASTQTEVYFENGRLVTRQLGGDALSVQPLNDREGARTIAQLDPPGFPGSDRVRVLFRVERDRLLRITVEDILTGNTLLDNEAVVRLS
- a CDS encoding AbrB/MazE/SpoVT family DNA-binding domain-containing protein codes for the protein MDIQLKKWGNSLSLQIPDRLAESFGWDENSTVEILAVDRALVIRKKAVAMTLNELLASIPADFRYPDDVHDFADGLAQGQELL
- a CDS encoding MFS transporter, which encodes MALLRRWLKGWLPDLDSRVGILAGGRLLSQVGIGFTLFYAPIFFTEQVGLTATQVGLGIGLGSVAGMAGRFLGGSLADSPTVGRRPTLLGSALVSAVADGVLLLANDFWIFLAGNLLMGFGVGLYWPAAESMAADITTPEQRNEAYALVRLADTLGLGVGVIAGGALISLTGAYRALFAIDGVTFLLFFTIIYVAIAETRPAGNPARSLLQGWGQALTDTTLMVYALVNVLFTGYLAQIQSTLPLYLNRFAGGEQGVSEGALSLLFTGHVVLAAIAQLPMARWLTRYRSAQGLMVSALLWGVGFGLVWQSGTGNFPLVWGGLALGVMALAMVAYTPIGSALVAAIAPEPLRGVYLSVNSMCWAVGYLIGPPLGGWALDQGNAAAHGFWLGLMGTVVPALAVLVWLDRRLRRRAS
- a CDS encoding calcium/sodium antiporter, which gives rise to MTVAILLLIAGGGLLLVGAEALVRGASKLAALLGVSPLIIGLTIVAYGTSAPEMAVSVQSSLAGQGDIALGNVIGSNIFNVLVILGLSSLVAPLPVAQQLIKLDVPIMVGISALLLLFSVDRLLQPSDGVILIVGGVIYTLFLIYQSRRETNAEVQSEYDREYGPTPLGKWTWIINLACMAGGLVALVAGSRLFVTGAVSIAQALGVSQLVIGLTIVAAGTSLPELATSAVATFRGERDIAVGNVVGSNIFNILTVLGVTAVSSGSGIVIPSAVLNFDLPVMVAVAVACLPIFLTGNVISRWEGVLFSGYYVAYVTYLILRAADHAQLGLFSQMMLLFVIPLTVVTLALVVIKSRPGDRRSAEEQARLPSDTHSR
- a CDS encoding Npun_F5749 family FMN-dependent PPOX-type flavoprotein, translating into MSDSDPSLRSAAALAPWRSALARALHRNRSRPYSRYFQLATVTAAGRPANRTVVFRGWQPDSNTLTLVTDRRSAKVADIAAHPWAEACWYFTDSREQFRLAGAIQVVTVEAEATLLQARQNSWAALSDSARQQFYWPHPAQPRTAEADFSPQAIQPTPPAEFCLVLLEPDRVDHLELRGEPQNRTLYDRQPDGTWQVKAVNP